The DNA sequence GCCCGACCCGAGCAGGCAAACGGCCCGACCGGACGCGGAAGACGGATGGAGCGGCGGGATCGTTTTGGCCTCGGGCCAAAACAGACCAGAGCGCAATCCGGCGGAGCGGCCGGGGAGGAACGTGCTCGCGAGGCGGGCAAACCGGGATGCCGGGTGCGACGCCGCGGTGAGGCCGCATGGCCGAATGCGCGACGGACCGAAGGGCCGTTCTCCCCTGCGACACGCGAAGCCGAGCAGGCGAGGCCGACAGGCATAGCCCAAGGTTGATGTGCTGGCGACGCCGCTGCCGACTATACGGATTACTTGTCCAAGCATTCGACGTGATGGGCGGGAAGTCGTCATTCACAGCTAGTGCAAGCCGAAAAAGCCCCACTTCAAAAGCCGCCATTGGTGCGCTTGCGGCCCTAATGCGCCGAACACCTTGGTGAGCGATGATTCATGGACGATTTACCCGGCTGAGCAACTAATCTAGCGTCACCCTAGAATTGCATTCTAAGGTGGTAGACTTGAAGAACTTTTGGGATGGCGAGCTGGTAGGAAAAAAGGAGTTGCTGCGCCTGTTGACGCGCGACGGCAAGTGGCTGCGCTGGGAGGGTGAGAAGGAAGACCCGGACGACCCCAGCAAGAAACCCAAGGCCGGATGCAAGGATCAGGTCGAAGAGGCTCTGTTGGCGGCGCTGCATTCAACCAATGTCGTGGTGCTGTTGGGGTCTGGGGCGTCCTTCTCGGCCAAGAACGAAGGTGGGCCGAATGCGCCAGGGATGGGCGATCTGTGGCATGCTGTGCGAGATGCCGTTTCCGAAGGAAATTTGGTCGACCACAAAGAGTTTGACGATCTCGCAAAGAAAGTAATGGGTGGCCTGCCGCAGAACGACAGCGAGGGGAAGCAGAAGGCCGGAGATATCGAAAGCCTGTTGAGCCTCTGCAAGATGCAAATTGAGCTGCTCAATATTCGGGCGAAAAACGACCCTGATTTCGCTGATGGGCTTTGGTTGGATGAGCTGATCGAGTTTGTTCGCGTTGCTGAGAACACGATCTTGGGCAAGGTAGGTTTTGTTGGCGCGGGCACGGACTTGCCCGCGCAATTGGCATTCTTGAAGAAGTTCGCCCGCCGATCCCCTGAAAAACCGAGGGTGAAGCTGTTCACCACGAATTACGATCTTTGCATCGAAACGGCGGGCCTGCGCCTCGGCGTCGTTCTAGTAGATGGATTTTCCCACAGTGCGGAACAGCGGTTCAACCGCGATCACTTCGACCATGATATCGTGCGGCGGGCCGCTTCCAGCACGAAGGCTGACTATCTCGACGGTGTATTCCACCTCTACAAGCTGCACGGGTCAGTGGATTGGCGGCGACGTTCCGATGAAGTCGTTATCCGAAGCGTCGATGCCCCCGGCGACGACCGCAAGCCAGTCCTGATCTATCCTCGTTCTTCGAAGTATCAGGAGGCGTTCGAAAGCCCCTATCTCGACATGTTCGCAGCCCTGCAGGCAGCGTTACGGGAACCCGATACAACGTTGATCGTCTC is a window from the Roseovarius pelagicus genome containing:
- a CDS encoding SIR2 family protein; protein product: MTRDGKWLRWEGEKEDPDDPSKKPKAGCKDQVEEALLAALHSTNVVVLLGSGASFSAKNEGGPNAPGMGDLWHAVRDAVSEGNLVDHKEFDDLAKKVMGGLPQNDSEGKQKAGDIESLLSLCKMQIELLNIRAKNDPDFADGLWLDELIEFVRVAENTILGKVGFVGAGTDLPAQLAFLKKFARRSPEKPRVKLFTTNYDLCIETAGLRLGVVLVDGFSHSAEQRFNRDHFDHDIVRRAASSTKADYLDGVFHLYKLHGSVDWRRRSDEVVIRSVDAPGDDRKPVLIYPRSSKYQEAFESPYLDMFAALQAALREPDTTLIVSGFGFADDHISAPIWSAIETNLSLRLVLCDRGFVEHQKLFDEDAQEIDLDLAGQRAYQSKIARLVQQGDTRITMLNGRFEDLADALPMISGKTDRQLLQDRLEKLREGDGA